The following coding sequences lie in one Mycobacterium sp. Z3061 genomic window:
- a CDS encoding multifunctional oxoglutarate decarboxylase/oxoglutarate dehydrogenase thiamine pyrophosphate-binding subunit/dihydrolipoyllysine-residue succinyltransferase subunit — MANISSPFGQNEWLVEEMYRKFRDDPSSVDESWHEFLVDYNPESSGETSQDGPAATKAKPAEAKPAAPKSAAPKPAETQPAAPAKPAPEPVKPAKSTAAGAAGNGAPPPAPATPKAAPPPPAEGDEVQVLRGAAAAVVKNMSASLDVPTATSVRAIPAKLLIDNRIVINNQLKRTRGGKISFTHLLGYALVQAVKQFPNMNRHYTEVDGKPNAVTPAHTNLGLAIDLQGKDGKRALVVAGIKRCEELRFAEFVSAYEDIVRRARDGKLTAEDFGGVTISLTNPGTIGTVHSVPRLMAGQGAIIGVGAMEYPAEFQGASEERIAELGIGKLITLTSTYDHRIIQGAESGDFLRTIHQMLLSDDFWDEIFHELSIPYLPVRWSTDNPDSIVDKNARVMNLIAAYRNRGHLMADTDPLRLDKTRFRSHPDLEVLTHGLTLWDLDRVFKVSGFAGAEYKKLRDVLGLLRDAYCRHIGVEYTHILDPEQLRWLEERVETKHVKPTVAQQKYILSRLNAAEAFETFLQTKYVGQKRFSLEGAESVIPMMDAAIDQCAEHGLDEVVIGMPHRGRLNVLANIVGKPYSQIFSEFEGNLNPSQAHGSGDVKYHLGATGVYLQMFGDNDIQVSLTANPSHLEAVDPVLEGLVRAKQDLLNHGDTDSEGEKAFSVVPMMLHGDAAFAGQGVVAETLNLAHLPGYRVGGTIHIIVNNQIGFTTAPEYSRSSEYCTDVAKMIGAPIFHVNGDDPEACVWVAQLAVDFRQRFHKDVIIDMLCYRRRGHNEGDDPSMTNPYMYDVVDNKRGVRKSYTEALIGRGDISLKEAEDALRDYQGQLERVFNEVKELEKHGAQPSESVESLQMIPAGLDTSVDKALLARIGDAFKAVPEGFTTHARVQPVLDKRREMAYEGKIDWAFGELLALGSLVAEGKLVRFSGQDTRRGTFSQRHSVIIDRSTGAEFTPLQLLAVDKDGAPTGGKFLVYDSPLSEYAAVGFEYGYTVGNPDAVVLWEAQFGDFVNGAQSIIDEFISSGEAKWGQLSTVVLLLPHGHEGQGPDHTSGRIERFLQLWAEGSMTIAMPSTPANYFHLLRRHALDGVKRPLIVFTPKSMLRNKAAVSDIKEFTEMKFRSVIEEPTYDEGDGDRSKVTRILLTSGKLYYELAARKAKDKRDDVAIVRVEQLAPLPRRRLDETLGRYENAKEYFWVQEEPANQGAWPSLGLTLPEVLPDRLSGIKRISRRAMSAPSSGSSKVHAVEQQEIIDTAFA; from the coding sequence GTGGCCAACATAAGTTCTCCATTCGGGCAAAACGAGTGGCTGGTCGAAGAGATGTACCGCAAGTTCCGCGACGACCCCTCCTCGGTCGACGAGAGCTGGCACGAGTTCCTGGTCGACTACAACCCGGAGTCCTCGGGCGAGACGAGCCAGGACGGCCCTGCAGCCACCAAGGCCAAGCCCGCCGAGGCAAAGCCCGCTGCACCCAAGTCCGCCGCACCCAAGCCCGCGGAGACCCAACCGGCCGCGCCGGCCAAACCCGCGCCGGAGCCCGTCAAGCCGGCCAAATCCACCGCCGCCGGCGCTGCCGGCAACGGCGCACCGCCGCCCGCCCCGGCAACACCGAAAGCCGCTCCGCCCCCTCCCGCCGAAGGTGACGAGGTGCAGGTGCTGCGTGGCGCCGCGGCGGCCGTGGTCAAGAACATGTCGGCGTCGCTGGACGTGCCGACGGCGACCAGTGTGCGCGCCATCCCGGCCAAGCTGCTGATCGACAACCGGATCGTCATCAACAACCAGTTGAAGCGGACCCGCGGCGGCAAGATCTCGTTCACCCACCTGCTGGGCTACGCGCTGGTGCAGGCGGTCAAGCAGTTCCCCAACATGAACCGCCACTACACCGAGGTCGACGGCAAGCCGAATGCCGTCACACCGGCTCATACCAACCTCGGCCTGGCGATCGACCTACAGGGCAAGGACGGCAAGCGCGCCCTGGTGGTGGCCGGCATCAAGCGCTGCGAGGAACTGCGCTTCGCAGAGTTCGTCTCGGCCTACGAAGACATCGTGCGCCGGGCGCGCGACGGCAAGCTGACCGCCGAAGACTTCGGTGGCGTGACGATTTCGCTGACCAACCCCGGCACCATCGGCACCGTGCACTCGGTGCCGCGGTTGATGGCCGGCCAGGGCGCCATCATCGGCGTCGGCGCCATGGAATACCCCGCCGAGTTCCAGGGCGCCAGCGAGGAACGCATCGCCGAACTGGGGATCGGCAAGCTGATCACCCTGACCTCAACCTATGACCACCGCATCATCCAGGGCGCCGAGTCCGGCGACTTCCTGCGCACCATCCACCAGATGCTGCTCTCGGACGACTTCTGGGACGAGATCTTCCACGAGCTGAGCATCCCGTACCTGCCGGTCCGCTGGAGCACCGACAACCCGGACTCCATCGTCGACAAGAACGCCCGCGTGATGAACCTGATCGCGGCGTACCGCAACCGCGGGCACCTGATGGCCGACACCGACCCGCTGCGGCTGGACAAGACGCGGTTCCGCAGCCACCCCGACCTAGAGGTGCTGACCCACGGCCTGACCCTGTGGGACCTGGACCGGGTGTTCAAGGTCAGCGGGTTCGCCGGCGCGGAGTACAAGAAACTGCGCGACGTGCTGGGCCTGCTGCGCGACGCGTACTGCCGCCACATCGGCGTGGAGTACACCCACATCCTCGACCCCGAGCAATTGCGCTGGCTGGAAGAGCGGGTCGAGACCAAGCACGTCAAACCGACTGTGGCGCAACAGAAGTACATCTTGAGCCGGCTGAACGCCGCCGAGGCCTTCGAGACGTTCCTGCAGACCAAGTACGTCGGGCAGAAGCGGTTCTCGCTGGAGGGCGCCGAAAGCGTCATCCCGATGATGGACGCCGCGATCGACCAGTGCGCCGAACACGGCCTCGACGAGGTGGTCATCGGCATGCCGCACCGCGGCCGGCTCAACGTGCTGGCCAACATCGTCGGCAAGCCGTACTCGCAGATCTTCAGCGAGTTCGAGGGCAACCTGAACCCGTCGCAGGCACACGGCTCGGGCGACGTGAAGTACCACCTCGGCGCGACCGGCGTCTACCTACAGATGTTCGGCGACAACGACATTCAGGTGTCGCTGACGGCCAACCCGTCGCACCTGGAAGCCGTCGACCCGGTGCTCGAGGGCCTGGTGCGGGCCAAGCAGGACCTGCTCAACCACGGCGACACCGACAGCGAGGGCGAGAAGGCCTTCTCAGTGGTGCCGATGATGCTGCACGGCGACGCGGCGTTCGCCGGCCAGGGTGTGGTGGCCGAGACGCTGAACCTGGCGCACCTGCCCGGCTACCGGGTGGGCGGCACCATCCACATCATCGTCAACAACCAGATTGGTTTCACCACGGCGCCGGAGTACTCGCGGTCCAGCGAGTACTGCACCGACGTCGCCAAGATGATCGGCGCCCCGATCTTCCACGTCAACGGCGACGACCCGGAGGCGTGCGTGTGGGTGGCCCAGCTGGCCGTCGACTTCCGGCAGCGGTTCCACAAAGACGTCATCATCGACATGCTCTGCTACCGGCGGCGCGGTCACAACGAGGGCGACGACCCGTCGATGACCAACCCATACATGTACGACGTCGTCGACAACAAGCGCGGCGTGCGCAAGAGCTACACCGAAGCCCTGATCGGCCGTGGCGACATCTCGCTGAAAGAGGCCGAGGACGCCCTGCGCGACTACCAAGGGCAGCTGGAGCGGGTGTTCAACGAGGTCAAGGAGCTGGAGAAGCACGGCGCCCAGCCCAGCGAGTCCGTGGAGTCGCTGCAGATGATCCCGGCCGGCCTGGACACCTCGGTGGACAAGGCGCTGCTGGCCCGCATCGGTGACGCGTTCAAGGCGGTGCCGGAGGGATTCACCACGCACGCCCGCGTGCAGCCGGTGCTGGACAAGCGCCGCGAGATGGCTTACGAGGGCAAAATCGACTGGGCCTTCGGCGAGCTGCTCGCCCTGGGTTCGCTGGTGGCCGAGGGCAAGCTGGTGCGGTTCTCCGGCCAGGACACCCGCCGCGGCACGTTCTCCCAGCGGCACTCGGTGATCATCGACCGCAGCACCGGCGCCGAGTTCACTCCGCTGCAGCTGCTGGCGGTGGACAAGGACGGCGCCCCCACCGGCGGCAAGTTCCTGGTCTACGACTCGCCATTGTCGGAGTACGCCGCGGTGGGCTTCGAGTATGGCTACACCGTGGGCAACCCGGACGCCGTGGTGCTGTGGGAGGCGCAGTTCGGCGACTTCGTCAACGGCGCCCAGTCGATCATCGACGAGTTCATCAGCTCCGGTGAGGCCAAGTGGGGCCAGCTGTCGACGGTGGTGCTGTTGCTGCCGCACGGGCATGAGGGGCAGGGCCCCGACCACACGTCCGGGCGCATCGAGCGGTTCCTGCAGCTGTGGGCCGAGGGTTCGATGACGATCGCGATGCCGTCGACCCCGGCCAACTACTTCCACCTGCTGCGCCGGCACGCCCTGGACGGCGTCAAGCGGCCGCTGATTGTGTTCACACCGAAGTCGATGCTGCGCAACAAGGCCGCGGTGAGCGACATCAAGGAGTTCACCGAGATGAAGTTCCGCTCGGTGATCGAGGAACCCACCTATGACGAGGGCGACGGCGACCGCAGCAAGGTCACCAGGATCCTGCTGACCAGCGGCAAGCTCTACTACGAGCTGGCCGCTCGCAAGGCCAAGGACAAGCGCGACGACGTGGCGATCGTGCGCGTCGAGCAGCTCGCCCCGCTGCCGAGGCGCCGGCTCGACGAGACGCTGGGCCGCTACGAGAACGCCAAGGAGTACTTCTGGGTGCAGGAGGAGCCGGCGAACCAGGGCGCGTGGCCGTCGCTGGGGCTCACGCTGCCGGAGGTGCTGCCGGATCGGCTCAGCGGCATCAAGCGGATCTCGCGGCGGGCCATGTCGGCGCCGTCGTCGGGGTCGTCGAAGGTGCACGCGGTGGAGCAGCAGGAGATCATCGACACCGCTTTCGCCTGA